The following proteins come from a genomic window of Crassostrea angulata isolate pt1a10 chromosome 1, ASM2561291v2, whole genome shotgun sequence:
- the LOC128157543 gene encoding muscarinic acetylcholine receptor M2-like, with product MAGLLTTAPVSDISTSVVDMNSTENCTTSGVTVAADIPPPHELWLTIILGVLVAFIVVVTVAGNVLVLLSFALERTIRQPTNYFIASLAVSDLLIGSFSMPCFTLYLLLGYWPLGELVCDLWLALDWTVCLASQYTVFFITVDRFFSVKIPAKYRHWRTEKKVVTMVSLTWIFPTLIFFTSIVGWQYFVGKRTVKPLQCEVQFMSDPLFTFLLTIGYYWIPLCVMIGLYGGIYYVALTLQRKAEAKHKKMTTAMELSKNKQSSKSNRNASGADNNTLGTENNNGRSMRPDESTSFTKAPEEERSSSPVFESDEENNSSQGACGSSKTHFRHADVDDDEQTCFVNSAVQTDTTYRPSLKGMLGMSFNHVSKIALTITGTSGSETETDGNEDMNATKALIKEAPPPYNHVVPNTYEKASKQTDKLLENDVLEGCKYIEEDSLKTLTSNDNLKIYPDGSISFDATTDESCSPVWKRREGRYLPIPIAEDSSNTISTTLEGDSSIRHASNDDEMSKRIPSNGTSAVHSRDRNEDEDVDSDANREKPSIMAPLQNLVQNMRAKRKKSKRTRQKVNSKTENRARKALRTITFILGAYILCWTPYHIMVLIIGVCDGGWNCVNMKLYQFTYWLCYLNSPINPFCYALANQQFKKTFLRILRLDCHKT from the coding sequence ATGGCTGGACTATTGACCACAGCTCCAGTCTCAGATATTTCCACTTCAGTCGTGGATATGAACTCGACTGAGAACTGTACGACCAGTGGTGTGACGGTAGCAGCGGACATCCCCCCACCCCACGAATTATGGCTGACCATTATACTAGGTGTTTTAGTGGCATTCATTGTAGTTGTGACGGTTGCTGGAAATGTTCTTGTACTGCTGTCATTCGCATTAGAAAGAACAATTCGTCAACCTACAAATTACTTCATAGCTTCCCTTGCTGTTTCCGATTTGCTCATCGGATCATTTTCCATGCCATGTTTTACTCTGTATCTGCTTCTGGGATACTGGCCTCTCGGTGAATTGGTGTGTGACCTGTGGTTAGCGTTGGATTGGACCGTCTGTCTTGCCTCTCAATATACTGTCTTCTTCATTACGGTGGACAGATTTTTCTCCGTCAAAATTCCAGCCAAATACCGACATTGGCGGACAGAGAAAAAAGTGGTAACTATGGTATCGCTGACATGGATTTTTCCTACATTGATCTTCTTCACTTCCATCGTTGGATGGCAGTACTTCGTTGGTAAGAGAACTGTTAAACCCTTACAGTGTGAAGTACAATTCATGAGTGACCCcttgtttacatttttgctGACGATTGGGTACTACTGGATCCCACTTTGTGTTATGATTGGACTCTATGGGGGTATTTATTATGTAGCTCTGACACTACAAAGGAAAGCAGAGGCAAAGCATAAGAAGATGACAACAGCTATGGAATTGTCGAAAAACAAGCAGTCCTCCAAATCTAACCGTAACGCATCAGGGGCTGACAACAACACTCTGGGCACTGAAAACAACAATGGGAGATCAATGCGGCCTGATGAGTCCACGAGCTTTACGAAAGCCCCCGAAGAAGAGCGTTCTAGCTCCCCCGTCTTTGAGTCTGATGAGGAAAACAATAGCAGCCAGGGAGCTTGTGGTTCCTCCAAGACCCATTTCAGACACGCCGATGTTGATGACGATGAACAAACTTGCTTCGTTAACAGTGCGGTTCAAACCGACACGACATACCGGCCATCTTTGAAAGGAATGCTGGGTATGTCATTTAATCATGTATCGAAAATAGCCCTTACTATAACCGGAACATCAGGCTCGGAAACCGAAACAGACGGAAACGAGGATATGAATGCCACGAAAGCCCTTATAAAAGAAGCTCCCCCACCGTATAATCATGTAGTCCCAAACACCTACGAAAAGGCATCGAAGCAGACCGATAAACTACTTGAGAACGATGTATTAGAAGGTTGCAAGTATATCGAGGAGGATAGTCTGAAAACTCTAACATCAAACGATAATTTGAAGATATATCCCGATGGAAGTATCTCATTTGACGCAACAACAGACGAAAGTTGCTCACCGGTTTGGAAACGGCGAGAGGGAAGGTATCTACCCATCCCAATTGCAGAGGACTCGAGCAATACTATCTCCACAACTCTCGAAGGGGATTCTAGCATTCGTCATGCAAGCAACGATGATGAAATGTCGAAGAGAATACCATCCAACGGAACCTCTGCAGTGCACTCACGTGACAGAAATGAGGATGAAGACGTTGATAGCGATGCTAATAGAGAGAAACCAAGCATAATGGCTCCTCTACAGAATCTTGTTCAAAATATGAGAGCTAAGAGGAAGAAAAGCAAACGAACTCGCCAAAAGGTGAACTCTAAAACAGAAAATCGGGCCCGGAAAGCTTTGAGGACTATAACATTCATTCTTGGAGCTTACATTCTGTGCTGGACTCCTTATCATATAATGGTGTTAATCATTGGAGTTTGCGACGGCGGTTGGAATTGTGTGAACATGAAATTGTACCAATTTACATACTGGTTATGTTACCTCAACAGCCCAATTAATCCGTTCTGTTACGCACTAGCCAATCAACAATTTAAGAAAACTTTCCTTAGAATTTTGAGATTGGACTGTCATAAGACATAA